The Mus caroli chromosome 1, CAROLI_EIJ_v1.1, whole genome shotgun sequence genome has a window encoding:
- the Il10 gene encoding interleukin-10: MPGSALLCCLLLLTGMRISRGQYSREDNNCTHFPVSQSHMLLELRTAFSQVKTFFQTKDQLDNILLTDSLMQDFKGYLGCQALSEMIQFYLVEVMPQAEKHGPEIKEHLNSLGEKLKTLRMRLRRCHRFLPCENKSKAVEQVKSDFNKLQDKGVYKAMNEFDIFINCIEAYMTIKMKS; this comes from the exons atgcctggctcagcACTGCTATGCTGCCTGCTCTTACTGACTGGCATGAGGATCAGCAGAGGCCAGTACAGCCGGGAAGACAATAACTGCACCCACTTCCCAGTCAGCCAGAGCCACATGCTCCTAGAGCTGCGGACTGCCTTCAGCCAGGTGAAGACTTTCTTT CAAACAAAGGACCAGCTGGACAACATACTGCTAACCGATTCTTTAATGCAGGACTTTAAG GGTTACTTGGGTTGCCAAGCCTTATCAGAAATGATCCAGTTTTACCTGGTAGAAGTGATGCCCCAGGCAGAGAAGCATGGCCCAGAAATCAAGGAGCATTTGAATTCCCTGGGTGAGAAGCTGAAGACCCTCAGGATGCGGCTGCGGCGCTGT catCGATTTCTCCCCTGTGAAAATAAGAGCAAGGCAGTGGAGCAGGTGAAGAGTGATTTTAATAAG CTCCAAGACAAAGGTGTCTACAAGGCCATGAATGAATTTGACATCTTCATCAACTGCATAGAAGCATACATGACGATCAAAATGAAAAGCTAA